In a genomic window of Sphingomonas koreensis:
- the fliQ gene encoding flagellar biosynthesis protein FliQ, with product MDAEYFLTVAREAMWVLALASAPILIPALLSGLILGMVQAATSIQEQTLTFVPKLAIVGVSLVIFGGMIMTLLGDFTTGIFERIPELVR from the coding sequence ATGGACGCAGAATATTTCCTGACGGTCGCGCGCGAGGCGATGTGGGTGCTTGCGCTCGCATCGGCCCCGATCCTGATCCCGGCGCTGCTGTCGGGCCTGATCCTCGGCATGGTGCAGGCCGCGACCTCGATCCAGGAGCAGACGCTCACCTTCGTGCCCAAGCTCGCGATCGTGGGGGTCTCCCTCGTGATCTTCGGCGGCATGATCATGACCCTGCTCGGCGATTTCACCACCGGCATCTTCGAACGCATCCCGGAACTGGTGCGCTGA
- a CDS encoding flagellar biosynthetic protein FliO, protein MWSYILKLVVLLPLVCGLLIGCLYLWRKLEARLPGNQGDRMLKVRETMMVSTGTRIAVLEVEGKRILVSVSRNGVSLIDRIDP, encoded by the coding sequence ATGTGGTCCTACATCCTCAAGCTGGTCGTGCTGCTGCCGCTCGTCTGCGGGCTGCTGATCGGCTGCCTCTATCTCTGGCGCAAGCTCGAGGCGCGGCTGCCCGGCAATCAGGGCGACCGCATGCTCAAGGTCAGGGAGACGATGATGGTCTCGACCGGGACGCGGATCGCGGTGCTTGAGGTCGAGGGCAAGCGCATCCTCGTCTCGGTGAGCCGCAACGGCGTTTCGCTGATCGACCGGATCGACCCGTGA
- the flhB gene encoding flagellar type III secretion system protein FlhB: MSESAGEKTQAPTPKRKEKALEQGDLLKSRDFGAALIILLGCGWIVLMGPQLLGAIKEVMGASFTFGRADIESFQPWKPLATAGWKLAPSLGALLAITLVGAIASQAALGALHWNGKLLAPKGNRINPGSGLKRIFGPTGWIELFKSLLKVLLLGGIGAWMLWGSAGPTMGLVSSDLGTAVKSLGDTFATLVFVMAGGLLLIAGIDLPIQIFRHMQRLKMSLQEVKDEHKESEGSPEAKAAQRQRQREMAKGGLRSKLQEAHVVLTNPTHFSVALRYSSGKDQVPVVVAKGRGEIALAIRELADEFAVPRIELPPLARAIYFTSRENQEIRDDLYMAVATVLAFVFGLNRQAGGRMPAITVPDTALFDENGVQNGLKAAR; encoded by the coding sequence ATGTCGGAGAGCGCAGGCGAAAAGACACAAGCACCAACACCCAAGCGCAAGGAGAAGGCGCTTGAGCAAGGCGACCTGCTCAAGTCGCGTGATTTCGGCGCGGCGCTGATCATCCTGCTCGGCTGCGGATGGATAGTGCTGATGGGGCCGCAACTGCTCGGCGCGATCAAGGAGGTGATGGGCGCGAGCTTCACCTTCGGCCGCGCCGATATCGAGAGCTTCCAGCCGTGGAAACCGCTCGCCACCGCGGGGTGGAAGCTGGCGCCGTCGCTCGGCGCCTTGCTGGCGATCACACTGGTGGGCGCGATTGCGAGCCAGGCGGCGCTTGGCGCGCTCCACTGGAACGGCAAGCTGCTCGCGCCCAAGGGCAACCGCATCAATCCCGGCTCTGGCCTCAAGCGCATCTTCGGCCCGACCGGCTGGATCGAGCTGTTCAAGTCGCTGCTCAAGGTGCTGCTGCTCGGCGGGATCGGCGCGTGGATGCTGTGGGGATCGGCCGGGCCGACCATGGGGCTGGTCTCGTCGGACCTCGGCACCGCGGTGAAATCGCTCGGCGATACCTTTGCGACCCTGGTCTTCGTGATGGCCGGCGGGCTGCTGCTGATCGCGGGCATCGACCTGCCGATCCAGATCTTCCGCCACATGCAGCGCCTCAAGATGAGCCTTCAGGAAGTGAAGGACGAGCACAAGGAAAGCGAAGGCTCGCCCGAAGCCAAGGCCGCACAGCGCCAGCGCCAGCGCGAAATGGCCAAGGGCGGGCTTCGCTCCAAGCTGCAGGAGGCGCATGTCGTCCTGACCAACCCGACCCATTTCTCGGTCGCGCTGCGTTATTCGAGCGGCAAGGATCAGGTGCCGGTGGTGGTGGCCAAGGGTCGCGGCGAGATCGCGCTGGCGATCCGCGAGCTGGCCGACGAATTCGCGGTGCCACGGATCGAGCTGCCGCCGCTGGCGCGCGCCATCTACTTCACCAGCCGCGAGAATCAGGAGATCCGCGACGATCTGTACATGGCGGTCGCGACCGTGCTCGCCTTCGTCTTTGGCCTCAACCGGCAGGCGGGCGGCCGCATGCCCGCAATCACCGTGCCCGATACCGCGCTGTTCGACGAAAACGGCGTGCAGAACGGCCTAAAGGCCGCGCGATGA
- the fliR gene encoding flagellar biosynthetic protein FliR, with protein sequence MLGFGLSIEPQLWALLFTMVRVGAAFVAAPVFGAVSVPMNVRILLTAAVGILSMNAVPIDAPGEVFALATFLAVAAEVLVGLALGFILQIAFAAPLVASEVIGVSMGLSFATAVNPQTGQSTPALGQFLTILLTLLFLAVDGHLVLVELVVRSYELLPPGQAWLTPGKLQNIALFGGYAFLAGLLLALPVGFLLLCLNIVVGMLSRSAPALNLFAIGIPASLAMGVLALLVGMPAMGDYMLVIVREALDAAQTLVLG encoded by the coding sequence ATGCTCGGCTTCGGCCTCTCGATCGAGCCTCAGCTCTGGGCGCTGCTGTTCACGATGGTGCGCGTCGGCGCGGCGTTCGTCGCGGCGCCGGTGTTCGGCGCGGTGTCGGTGCCGATGAACGTCCGCATCCTGCTCACCGCAGCGGTCGGTATCCTGTCGATGAACGCGGTGCCGATCGATGCGCCGGGCGAGGTGTTCGCGCTCGCGACCTTCCTCGCCGTCGCTGCCGAAGTGCTGGTCGGCTTGGCGCTCGGCTTCATCCTCCAGATCGCCTTTGCCGCGCCCTTGGTGGCGAGCGAGGTAATCGGCGTGTCGATGGGTCTTTCCTTCGCCACCGCGGTCAACCCGCAGACCGGCCAATCGACTCCGGCACTGGGCCAGTTCCTGACGATCCTACTGACCTTGCTGTTCCTCGCTGTCGATGGCCACCTCGTGCTCGTCGAGCTGGTGGTGCGCTCCTATGAGCTGCTCCCGCCCGGCCAGGCCTGGCTGACGCCGGGCAAGCTGCAGAACATCGCGCTGTTCGGCGGCTATGCCTTCCTTGCCGGACTGCTGCTCGCGCTGCCGGTCGGCTTCCTGCTGCTCTGTCTCAACATCGTGGTCGGCATGCTCTCGCGATCGGCGCCCGCGCTCAACCTGTTCGCCATCGGCATTCCCGCCAGCCTCGCGATGGGCGTGCTGGCGCTGCTCGTCGGCATGCCCGCGATGGGCGACTATATGCTCGTGATCGTGCGCGAGGCGCTCGACGCGGCCCAGACGCTGGTGCTTGGCTGA
- the fliP gene encoding flagellar type III secretion system pore protein FliP (The bacterial flagellar biogenesis protein FliP forms a type III secretion system (T3SS)-type pore required for flagellar assembly.): MIAAFRHLALVLAAVALALFLVAPAFAQGAPAPAPVAAPAAAPAPGVGDAVDRALGDLGGGDAPLSLSLQVLIIMGLLTVLPGILLMMTSFTRIIIVLAILRQALGLQQTPPNQVLVGLSLFLSFFVMAPTISQMNTAAIQPYAQGRIGATEMIEKAGEPLHAFMLKQTRVKDITMFAQMAKVGPIANPKDTPFSILLPAFVTSELKTAFQIGFLIFLPFIVIDLIVATVLMSLGMMMMSPTIISMPFKLLLFVLVDGWALTMGSLASSFVT, encoded by the coding sequence GTGATCGCCGCCTTTCGCCATCTCGCGCTCGTGCTGGCCGCGGTTGCGCTCGCGTTGTTCCTGGTCGCGCCGGCATTCGCGCAAGGCGCGCCAGCGCCGGCTCCGGTCGCTGCGCCCGCTGCCGCGCCGGCTCCGGGTGTAGGCGATGCGGTCGACCGGGCGTTGGGCGATCTCGGCGGCGGCGACGCGCCGCTCAGCCTGTCGCTCCAGGTCCTCATCATCATGGGGCTGCTCACGGTTCTGCCGGGCATCCTGCTGATGATGACCAGCTTCACGCGGATCATCATTGTGCTGGCGATCCTGCGGCAGGCGTTGGGACTCCAGCAAACTCCACCGAATCAAGTGTTGGTCGGGCTGTCGCTGTTCCTGTCGTTCTTCGTGATGGCACCGACGATTTCGCAGATGAACACCGCGGCGATCCAGCCCTATGCGCAGGGCCGCATCGGCGCGACCGAGATGATCGAGAAGGCGGGCGAGCCGCTCCACGCCTTCATGCTCAAGCAGACGCGGGTCAAGGACATCACCATGTTCGCGCAGATGGCCAAGGTCGGCCCGATCGCAAACCCCAAGGATACGCCCTTCTCGATCCTGCTTCCGGCGTTCGTGACGAGCGAGCTCAAGACCGCATTCCAGATCGGCTTCCTGATCTTCCTGCCGTTCATCGTCATCGACCTGATCGTCGCCACCGTGCTGATGAGCCTCGGCATGATGATGATGTCGCCGACGATCATCTCGATGCCCTTCAAGCTGCTGCTGTTCGTGCTGGTCGACGGCTGGGCGCTGACGATGGGCAGCCTCGCCTCAAGCTTCGTGACCTAG